In Eschrichtius robustus isolate mEscRob2 chromosome 11, mEscRob2.pri, whole genome shotgun sequence, the following proteins share a genomic window:
- the LOC137771809 gene encoding small ribosomal subunit protein eS27-like produces the protein MPLAKYLLHPSPEEEKRKHKKKRLVQSPNSYFMDVKCPLCYKITTVFSHAQTVVLCVGCSTVLCQLTGGKARLTEGCSLRRRQH, from the coding sequence ATGCCTCTTGCAAAGTATCTCCTTCATCCCTCTccagaagaggagaagaggaaaCACAAGAAGAAGCGCCTGGTGCAGAGCCCCAATTCCTATTTCATGGATGTGAAATGCCCACTATGCTATAAAATCACCACCGTCTTTAGCCATGCACAAACAGTAGTTTTGTGTGTTGGCTGCTCTACTGTCCTCTGCCAGCTTACAGGAGGAAAAGCAAGGCTTACAGAAGGATGCTCCCTCAGACGGAGGCAGCACTAA